Proteins co-encoded in one Neodiprion lecontei isolate iyNeoLeco1 chromosome 3, iyNeoLeco1.1, whole genome shotgun sequence genomic window:
- the LOC107225366 gene encoding influenza virus NS1A-binding protein isoform X3 produces MAVYCPLQVGSTEVHGHRAVLAAVSPHLFELFSADKQGNKEPRVTYKLNGGFDKVALQKLVDYAYTSRLEILPSQVKSVYLAAWHLKMERVSAQCAAHLLHYLTPGSCLEVRALPGITQNEDFAKKVDAYIRDHFEAVCSSPTLLSLPCVKIEVLHQTVQEMSLVNGTSLCHLVLDWVKRSLTDSTSLTVDHLTQKTYLLYLALDNSLQDCTDLPSGDVSDTDIVQDYKKLSLKSQAQSKGRRKGPLQPAKPRVLIYSRDIGERIESELEPDWNLIGASKVGEHAFLAIVTLDGRLTTLSVQLRLNTPSSPSPLATPEIVASKNCFANEPELYCALPTMKAGKCAVGCANLNDTLLVCGGYDRVECLKSVDQYLPESNTWQVLSGMREARGRFGIAVVNGRVYAIGGSNGSTELATVEVLNPEAGWKWSAVANLPLARSNSGVCALGSQIYCIGGWNGQAGIKQCDVFDPETGKWSSIEPLRTGRYQAGVCAYQDRVYAVGGCDAWNCLNSVEIYNPEEDTWSVGPPLISARRGCGLAVFRGRLYAVGGSSGTHSLTTTEIFDPEEQVWVPGPNLATPRANVAVAVVGDRLYAVCGFSGKNFLNSIEYLDAHSNEWTTFVPKSDGTNTPASSLQNSFSDPSLNGNEKNVMNISTSSNASDSSMISEKNGSVYGSGMESLSNFQKNTTTTSFDTNVNATDESEQDSVTSSDGTAATNGTLKSSDAVVTTEANPESPMIPHTTTNGTTVNTGSASTANGIHDRKISRADLASSNGSQEF; encoded by the exons GCTTGAGATACTACCATCGCAGGTGAAATCAGTCTACTTGGCAGCATGGCATTTGAAAATGGAGAGGGTTTCGGCACAATGTGCCGCTCATCTTTTGCATTATCTAACACCAGGTTCATGTCTGGAAGTTCGCGCTCTTCCAGGAATAACCCAGAATGAggattttgcaaaaaaagtCGATGCTTACATAAGAGACCAT TTTGAAGCTGTCTGCAGCAGCCCCACTTTGTTGTCGTTGCCCTGCGTGAAAATCGAGGTCTTGCATCAAACTGTTCAGGAAATGTCATTGGTGAATGGAACGAGTCTTTGCCACTTGGTATTGGATTGGGTGAAGCGATCTCTGACAGACTCTACCAGCTTGACCGTGGATCATCTTACGCAAAAAACATACTTGTTGTATCTTGCCCTGGATAATAGCCTGCAAGATTGCACGGATTTACCTTCAGGCGACGTTAGCGATACTGACATTGTTCAAGATTATAAAAAACTTTCACTGAAATCGCAAGCACAATCCAAGGGCCGCAGGAAGGGTCCGTTGCAGCCAGCTAAGCCAAGAGTTCTTATCTACTCGAGAGATATCGGAGAGCGGATCGAGTCAGAATTGGAACCAGACTGGAATCTCATAGGAGCAAGTAAAGTTggtg AACATGCTTTCTTGGCCATTGTAACTCTGGATGGAAGACTGACCACACTGTCGGTACAACTTCGACTCAACACACCATCATCGCCATCTCCATTGGCAACTCCAGAAATTGTAGCttctaaaaattgttttgcaaACGAGCCCGAGTTGTATTGTGCTCTCCCAACAATGAAGGCAGGAAAATGTGCCGTTGGTTGTGCCAATTTGAATGATACGTTGTTGGTCTGCGGCGGTTACGATAGGGTTGAATGCTTGAAGTCTGTGGATCAGTATTTGCCAGAATCAAACACCTGGCAGGTACTGTCGGGAATGAGGGAAGCCAGAGGTCGATTTGGAATCGCTGTCGTTAACGGAAGAGTTTATGCAATCGGTGGGTCAAATGGTTCTACGGAACTTGCTACTGTCGAAGTTCTCAACCCTGAGGCTGGATGGAAGTGGTCAGCCGTTGCAAATCTTCCTTTGGCTAGGTCAAATTCGGGTGTCTGCGCTTTGGGAAGCCAGATTTATTGCATCGGCGGATGGAATGGTCAG GCTGGTATTAAACAGTGCGACGTCTTCGATCCTGAGACAGGTAAATGGTCAAGCATCGAACCACTGCGAACTGGAAGATACCAGGCAGGAGTATGTGCATATCAAGACCGCGTCTACGCAGTAGGTGGCTGCGATGCGTGGAACTGTTTGAATTCTGTGGAAATTTACAACCCAGAAGAAGATACGTGGTCAGTGGGACCACCTCTCATATCAGCACGTCGAGGCTGCGGTCTTGCTGTCTTCCGCGGTCGACTTTACGCCGTTGGCGGATCTTCTGGGACGCACAGTCTCACGACGACGGAAATATTCGACCCTGAAGAACAAGTCTGGGTACCAGGACCGAATCTGGCTACACCGAGAGCTAATGTAGCTGTCGCAGTTGTCGGAGacag GTTGTACGCAGTATGCGGATTTTCTGGCAAGAATTTCTTGAATTCCATCGAATATTTGGACGCTCACAGCAACGAGTGGACGACGTTCGTACCAAAGTCCGACGGGACAAACACACCCGCAAGCTCACTGCAGAACAGTTTTTCAGATCCTAGCTTGAATGGTAATGAAAAGAACGTGATGAATATCAGCACGTCGAGCAACGCAAGTGATTCGAGTATGATCAGCGAGAAAAATGGTTCCGTGTATGGTTCCGGAATGGAATCATtgtccaattttcaaaaaaacacCACTACCACAAGTTTTGACACAAATGTAAATGCTACGGATGAGTCTGAGCAAGACTCCGTCACATCGAGTGATGGCACTGCTGCAACTAATGGTACTTTAAAAAGTTCCGATGCCGTCGTTACTACCGAAGCAAATCCCGAATCTCCGATGATTCCGCATACGACAACAAACGGAACTACGGTAAATACGGGTTCTGCGAGTACTGCTAATGGTATACATGATCGAAAAATCAGCAGGGCTGATCTCGCGTCAAGTAATGGATCTCAAGAATTCTAA